One region of Termitidicoccus mucosus genomic DNA includes:
- a CDS encoding biotin/lipoyl-containing protein produces the protein MKKLRVTVEGKAYEVLVEMLDEGTPAAAPAAPVAAPVRSASVAAPAPAAPAPAAPKPAAPAGAGDVVSPLAGKVVSIDVKVGDTVAEGGQVATIEAMKMNTYIYASVAGKVLSTHANIGDGVEEGALLVKIG, from the coding sequence ATGAAGAAACTGCGCGTCACCGTTGAAGGTAAAGCCTATGAAGTTCTCGTCGAGATGCTCGACGAAGGCACCCCCGCCGCCGCTCCCGCGGCTCCTGTCGCCGCCCCCGTGCGCAGCGCCAGCGTCGCCGCCCCTGCTCCCGCCGCGCCCGCCCCCGCGGCGCCCAAGCCCGCCGCTCCCGCCGGAGCCGGCGACGTCGTCAGCCCGCTGGCCGGCAAAGTCGTCTCCATCGACGTGAAAGTCGGCGACACCGTGGCCGAAGGCGGCCAGGTCGCGACCATCGAGGCCATGAAGATGAACACCTACATCTATGCCTCGGTCGCCGGCAAAGTCCTCTCCACCCACGCCAACATCGGCGACGGCGTCGAGGAAGGAGCCCTTCTGGTCAAGATCGGCTAA
- a CDS encoding acyl-CoA carboxylase subunit beta codes for MPISPALLKQLEEKRKIALLAGGADKLAARKKKGQLNARERLEALFDHGQYMEFGMHVQHDCHEFGMDTKSMPGDGVITAIGYVDGRPAAAFAQDFTVGGGALGKMHARKICDLLDYAQQSGMPVIGINDSGGARIQEGDDSLSGYGQIFFRNVLLSGVVPQISIIAGPCAGGAAYSPALTDFIIMNKENAQMFICGPNVIKAATGEDPKLEQFATATAHASISGNIHFVAENSKHAFEITKKLFSFLPSNNVMDPPHQAAPTLDLSPDPEMNNLVPSDPKDAFDVHQVINRLVDNADFLEVQRDFAKNIVIGYGRIQGIVVGIIANQPAFKAGCLDIDASDKAARFIRFANIFNIPIVNLVDVPGFMPGLKQEQGGIIRHGAKMLFAYAAATVPKITVIMRKAYGGAFLAMCSRDMGADMVFAWPTANIAVMGAEGAVAVLYKKEIETASDSAAKARELAEVYREKFASPYEAASKAMITDVIEPAETRAKLAMALRATLSKRETRPPKKHGNIPL; via the coding sequence ATGCCCATATCGCCCGCACTCCTCAAACAACTCGAAGAAAAGCGCAAAATCGCACTCCTCGCCGGCGGAGCCGACAAACTCGCCGCCCGCAAGAAAAAGGGCCAGCTCAACGCCCGCGAACGCCTCGAAGCCCTCTTCGACCACGGCCAGTACATGGAATTCGGCATGCACGTGCAGCACGACTGCCACGAATTCGGCATGGACACCAAGTCCATGCCCGGCGACGGCGTCATCACCGCCATCGGCTACGTGGACGGCCGCCCCGCGGCCGCCTTCGCGCAGGACTTCACCGTCGGCGGCGGCGCCCTCGGCAAGATGCATGCCCGCAAAATCTGCGACCTCCTCGACTACGCCCAGCAGTCCGGCATGCCCGTCATCGGCATCAACGACTCCGGCGGCGCGCGCATCCAGGAAGGCGACGACTCCCTCTCCGGCTACGGCCAGATCTTCTTCCGCAACGTCCTCCTCTCCGGCGTGGTCCCGCAAATCTCGATCATCGCCGGCCCCTGCGCGGGCGGCGCGGCCTACTCGCCCGCGCTGACCGACTTCATCATCATGAACAAGGAGAACGCCCAGATGTTCATCTGCGGCCCCAACGTCATCAAGGCCGCCACCGGCGAAGACCCCAAGCTCGAGCAATTCGCCACCGCCACCGCCCACGCCTCCATCAGCGGCAACATCCACTTCGTTGCCGAAAACTCCAAGCACGCCTTCGAGATCACGAAGAAACTCTTCTCCTTCCTCCCGTCGAACAACGTCATGGACCCCCCGCACCAGGCGGCCCCCACCCTCGACCTCTCGCCGGACCCGGAGATGAACAACCTCGTCCCCTCCGACCCGAAAGACGCCTTCGACGTCCACCAAGTCATCAACCGCCTCGTGGACAACGCCGACTTCCTCGAGGTCCAGCGCGATTTCGCCAAAAACATCGTCATCGGCTACGGTCGCATCCAGGGCATCGTCGTGGGCATCATCGCCAACCAGCCCGCCTTCAAGGCCGGCTGCCTCGACATCGACGCCTCTGACAAGGCCGCCCGCTTCATCCGCTTCGCCAACATCTTCAACATCCCCATCGTCAACCTCGTCGACGTCCCCGGCTTCATGCCCGGCCTCAAGCAGGAGCAGGGCGGCATCATCCGCCACGGCGCGAAAATGCTCTTCGCCTACGCCGCCGCCACCGTCCCGAAAATCACCGTCATCATGCGCAAGGCCTACGGCGGCGCCTTCCTCGCCATGTGCTCCCGCGACATGGGCGCCGACATGGTCTTCGCCTGGCCCACCGCCAACATCGCCGTCATGGGCGCGGAAGGCGCGGTCGCGGTCCTCTACAAGAAGGAAATCGAGACCGCCTCCGACTCCGCCGCCAAGGCCAGGGAACTCGCCGAGGTGTATCGCGAAAAGTTCGCCTCCCCCTACGAGGCCGCGAGCAAGGCGATGATCACCGACGTCATCGAGCCCGCCGAGACCCGCGCCAAGCTCGCCATGGCCCTCCGCGCCACCCTCAGCAAGCGCGAAACCCGCCCGCCCAAGAAGCACGGCAACATCCCGCTCTAA
- the mce gene encoding methylmalonyl-CoA epimerase, which yields MITKIDHLGIAVHSLDETVSYYEKALGLKCEHREEVPSQKVRTAFFTVGQTHIELLEPTSPDSPIAKFLEKNPKGGIHHVAFGTDDITGQLATAKGAGVALINETPVNGAHEMQVAFLHPKSTYGVLTELCAKKH from the coding sequence ATGATTACCAAAATCGATCACTTGGGCATCGCAGTTCACTCGCTCGACGAAACAGTGAGTTATTACGAGAAGGCCCTCGGCCTGAAGTGCGAGCACCGCGAGGAGGTCCCTTCCCAGAAAGTGCGCACCGCCTTCTTTACCGTGGGCCAGACGCACATCGAGCTCCTCGAACCCACCTCGCCCGACAGCCCCATCGCCAAGTTTCTGGAGAAAAACCCCAAGGGCGGCATCCACCACGTCGCCTTCGGCACCGACGACATCACGGGCCAGCTCGCCACCGCCAAGGGCGCCGGCGTGGCCCTGATCAACGAGACGCCCGTCAACGGCGCGCACGAGATGCAGGTGGCCTTCCTCCACCCCAAATCGACCTACGGCGTCCTCACCGAACTCTGCGCCAAGAAACACTAA
- a CDS encoding acyl-CoA mutase large subunit family protein, translating into MSTTDTQSVPQASLDAARAAYAGWRKVVEAELKGVPFEKKLVTRTAEGIALQPVYTRADTAGLPNLDSAPGAAPFLRGASRKGYHEALWAFAQELGFGGAAEFNAALLSDLQRGQNSVALSLDRAGRAGLDPDAAAADVGADGLSVADLADLSAALDKVELTAVPVHIRAGATALPLAGLLAALAQKRGIDLGKINGSLTADPLGELAARGALPAGIDALYDDLAVWTTWAEKNAPGLATVGVDASVWLDGGGNAVQDLAFALAAGVEYVRALGRRGLTPAQVASRLRFTFAVGPQFFMETAKFRAFRLLWTRAATAFGLEPGQTPVKLHARTARWNKTVLDINVNMLRTTTEALSAVLGGVDSLHIAPYDEVMGAPDEFSRRISRNIHTLLSEEFHFTAPNDPAGGSFYIEKLTDELARKAWSLFQEVEKQGGFLAALKAGFPQAQVAETAKGKFDGLDKRRIGLVGTNLFPNLKEKTPPARPSATPEFAAARAQAVKARRSATMTLRLKFTNFILEKTHHAEKEFDAAVHAAAQGATIGQLFAAIHSGGQPDAAVTPVTPHRASEGYEALRAASAAYAAKHGARPKVFVAKMGPVLQHKARTDFTAGFFATGGFEMIAKEAFETAEAAAQAAVASGAPIAVLASTDDTYPVLAPAFAKAVKAAKPAVKVILAGAPADDALMAAYKEAGFDDFIHIRANVRGMLATFLKQLGAL; encoded by the coding sequence ATGAGCACCACCGATACCCAATCCGTCCCACAAGCATCCCTCGATGCCGCGCGCGCCGCCTATGCCGGCTGGCGCAAGGTCGTCGAGGCCGAGCTGAAGGGCGTCCCGTTTGAAAAAAAGCTGGTCACGCGCACCGCCGAAGGCATTGCGCTGCAACCGGTTTACACGCGTGCCGACACCGCCGGGCTGCCCAATCTCGACAGCGCGCCGGGCGCAGCGCCGTTCCTGCGCGGCGCCAGCCGGAAGGGCTATCATGAGGCCCTGTGGGCTTTCGCCCAGGAGCTGGGTTTTGGCGGCGCGGCCGAGTTTAACGCCGCCCTCCTCTCCGACCTCCAGCGCGGCCAGAACAGCGTCGCCCTCTCGCTCGACCGCGCCGGACGCGCCGGGCTCGACCCGGATGCCGCCGCCGCCGATGTCGGGGCCGACGGCCTGTCCGTCGCCGACCTGGCCGACCTTTCCGCCGCCCTCGACAAGGTCGAGCTTACCGCCGTGCCCGTGCACATCCGCGCCGGCGCGACCGCGCTGCCCCTCGCCGGCCTCCTCGCCGCCCTGGCCCAAAAGCGCGGCATCGACCTCGGGAAAATCAACGGCTCCCTGACCGCCGACCCGCTCGGCGAACTCGCCGCCCGCGGCGCGCTCCCCGCCGGCATCGACGCCCTCTACGACGACTTGGCCGTCTGGACGACCTGGGCGGAGAAAAACGCCCCCGGCCTCGCCACCGTCGGCGTGGACGCGTCCGTGTGGCTCGACGGCGGCGGCAACGCCGTGCAGGACCTCGCCTTCGCGCTCGCCGCCGGGGTCGAATACGTGCGCGCCCTTGGCCGGCGCGGCCTCACCCCCGCGCAAGTCGCCTCGCGCCTCCGCTTCACCTTCGCCGTCGGCCCGCAATTCTTCATGGAGACCGCGAAGTTCCGCGCCTTCCGCCTGCTCTGGACGCGCGCCGCGACCGCCTTCGGCCTCGAGCCCGGGCAAACCCCGGTCAAGCTCCACGCCCGCACCGCCCGCTGGAACAAGACCGTGCTCGACATCAACGTCAACATGCTGCGCACCACCACCGAGGCGCTCTCCGCCGTGCTCGGCGGCGTCGACAGCCTCCACATCGCCCCCTACGACGAGGTCATGGGCGCGCCCGACGAATTCTCTCGCCGCATCTCGCGCAACATCCACACCCTCCTCTCCGAGGAATTCCACTTCACCGCCCCCAACGACCCCGCCGGCGGCTCCTTCTACATCGAGAAGCTCACCGACGAACTCGCCCGCAAGGCTTGGTCGCTCTTTCAGGAGGTCGAGAAACAAGGCGGCTTCCTCGCCGCGCTCAAGGCCGGCTTCCCGCAAGCCCAGGTCGCCGAGACCGCGAAGGGCAAATTCGACGGGCTCGACAAGCGCCGCATCGGCCTCGTCGGCACCAACCTTTTCCCCAACCTCAAGGAAAAGACCCCGCCCGCGCGCCCGTCCGCCACGCCGGAATTCGCCGCCGCCCGCGCCCAGGCCGTCAAGGCCCGCCGCTCCGCCACGATGACCCTGCGCCTGAAATTCACCAACTTCATCCTCGAAAAGACCCATCACGCCGAGAAGGAGTTCGACGCCGCCGTCCACGCCGCCGCGCAGGGCGCCACCATCGGGCAGCTCTTCGCCGCCATCCACTCCGGCGGCCAGCCGGACGCCGCCGTGACGCCCGTCACGCCGCACCGCGCCTCCGAAGGCTACGAAGCCCTCCGCGCCGCCTCCGCCGCCTACGCCGCGAAACACGGCGCGCGCCCGAAGGTCTTTGTCGCGAAGATGGGCCCCGTGCTCCAGCACAAGGCCCGCACCGACTTCACCGCCGGCTTCTTCGCCACGGGCGGCTTCGAGATGATCGCCAAGGAAGCCTTCGAGACCGCCGAGGCCGCCGCCCAGGCCGCCGTCGCCTCCGGCGCCCCCATCGCCGTGCTCGCCTCCACCGACGACACCTACCCGGTGCTCGCCCCCGCCTTTGCCAAGGCCGTGAAGGCCGCCAAGCCCGCCGTCAAGGTCATCCTCGCCGGCGCGCCCGCCGACGATGCCCTGATGGCCGCCTACAAGGAGGCCGGCTTCGACGACTTCATTCACATCCGCGCCAACGTCCGCGGCATGCTGGCAACCTTCCTCAAACAACTCGGCGCCCTCTGA
- the scpA gene encoding methylmalonyl-CoA mutase, whose translation MSTQSPDFTKLAYDSFEFPASGKPAADTVELTDEQIPVKANYTAADLAGCATLDTMPGIAPFTRGPYATMYVAKPWTVRQYAGFSTAEESNAFYRRNIAAGQQGLSVAFDLATHRGYDSDHPRVVGDVGKAGVAVDSVLDMQTLFSGIPLDKVSVSMTMNGAVLPVMAFYICAALEQGVKLEQLSGTIQNDILKEFMVRNTYIYPPTPSMKIIADIFEFTSQKMPKFNSISISGYHMQEAGATADLELAYTLADGLDYIRTGVKSGLDVDAFAPRLSFFWAIGKNFFMEIAKMRAGRTLWDRIVSQFNPKNPKSRALRTHSQTSGWSLTEQDPFNNVGRTCLEALASTLGHTQSLHTNALDEAIALPTDFSARIARNTQLFLQNETGICNVVDPFAGSYYVEALTRELTEKAWAHIEEVEKLGGMTKAIEAGLPKLRIEEAAARRQAKIDSGKETITGLNKYRMEKEDPLEILEVDNTVVREAQIKRLKELRATRDGAKAQAALAALTECAATGKGNLLELAVAAAQARASLGEISDALESKFGRYQATIRSISGVYRMAYGDNSDINEVHTLVKKFEEREGRRPRILIAKLGQDGHDRGAKVVATAMADLGFDVDIGALFQTPEEAAQQAVENDVHVVAMSSLAAGHKTLLPQLVAELKKRGREDILVICGGVIPAQDYDYLLKNGASAIFGPGTVIPKSTRKILELLLERL comes from the coding sequence ATGAGCACTCAGTCTCCCGACTTCACCAAACTCGCCTACGACTCGTTCGAGTTTCCCGCCAGCGGCAAACCCGCCGCCGACACCGTCGAACTCACCGACGAACAAATCCCCGTCAAGGCCAACTACACCGCCGCCGACCTCGCCGGCTGCGCCACCCTCGACACCATGCCCGGCATCGCCCCCTTCACCCGCGGGCCCTACGCCACCATGTATGTCGCCAAGCCCTGGACCGTGCGCCAATACGCCGGCTTCTCCACCGCCGAGGAGTCCAACGCCTTCTACCGCCGCAACATCGCCGCCGGCCAGCAGGGCCTCTCCGTGGCCTTCGACCTCGCCACCCACCGCGGCTACGACTCTGACCACCCCCGCGTCGTCGGCGATGTCGGCAAGGCCGGCGTCGCGGTCGATTCCGTCCTCGACATGCAGACCCTCTTCTCGGGCATCCCCCTCGACAAGGTCTCCGTCTCCATGACCATGAACGGCGCCGTTCTCCCCGTCATGGCCTTCTACATCTGCGCCGCCCTCGAGCAGGGCGTAAAACTGGAGCAGCTCTCCGGCACCATCCAGAACGACATCCTGAAGGAGTTCATGGTGCGCAACACCTACATCTACCCGCCCACGCCCTCGATGAAGATCATCGCGGACATCTTCGAGTTCACCTCGCAAAAGATGCCCAAGTTCAACTCCATCTCCATCTCGGGCTACCACATGCAGGAGGCGGGCGCCACCGCCGACCTCGAGCTCGCCTACACCCTCGCCGACGGCCTCGACTACATCCGCACCGGCGTGAAGTCCGGCCTCGACGTCGACGCCTTCGCCCCGCGCCTCTCCTTCTTCTGGGCCATCGGCAAAAACTTCTTCATGGAAATCGCGAAGATGCGCGCCGGCCGCACCCTCTGGGACCGCATCGTCTCGCAATTCAACCCGAAGAACCCGAAGTCCCGCGCCCTCCGCACCCACTCGCAGACCTCCGGCTGGTCGCTCACCGAACAGGACCCCTTCAACAACGTCGGCCGCACCTGCCTCGAGGCCCTCGCCTCCACCCTCGGCCACACCCAGTCCCTCCACACCAACGCGCTCGACGAGGCCATCGCCCTCCCGACCGACTTCTCCGCCCGCATCGCCCGCAACACCCAGCTCTTCCTCCAAAACGAGACCGGCATCTGCAACGTCGTCGATCCCTTCGCCGGCTCCTACTACGTCGAGGCCCTCACCCGCGAGCTCACCGAGAAAGCCTGGGCCCACATCGAGGAGGTCGAGAAACTCGGCGGCATGACCAAGGCCATCGAGGCCGGCCTCCCCAAGCTCCGCATCGAGGAAGCCGCCGCCCGCCGCCAGGCCAAGATCGACTCCGGCAAGGAGACCATCACCGGCCTCAACAAATACCGCATGGAAAAAGAGGATCCGCTCGAAATCCTCGAAGTGGACAACACCGTCGTCCGCGAGGCCCAGATCAAGCGCCTCAAGGAACTGCGCGCCACCCGCGACGGCGCCAAGGCGCAGGCCGCCCTCGCCGCCCTCACCGAGTGCGCCGCCACCGGCAAGGGCAACCTCCTCGAACTCGCCGTCGCCGCCGCGCAGGCCCGCGCCTCGCTCGGCGAGATCAGCGACGCCCTCGAAAGCAAATTCGGCCGCTACCAGGCCACCATCCGCAGCATCTCAGGAGTCTATCGCATGGCATACGGAGACAATTCGGACATCAACGAAGTCCACACCCTCGTCAAAAAGTTCGAGGAGCGCGAAGGCCGCCGCCCCCGCATCCTCATCGCCAAGCTCGGGCAGGACGGCCACGACCGCGGCGCGAAGGTGGTCGCCACCGCGATGGCCGACCTCGGCTTCGACGTGGACATCGGCGCCCTGTTCCAGACCCCGGAGGAGGCGGCCCAGCAAGCCGTGGAAAACGACGTGCACGTGGTGGCGATGAGTTCCCTCGCCGCCGGCCACAAGACCCTCCTTCCTCAACTCGTCGCCGAACTCAAAAAACGCGGCCGCGAGGACATCCTGGTCATCTGCGGCGGCGTGATCCCCGCGCAGGACTACGACTACCTCCTGAAGAACGGCGCCAGCGCCATCTTCGGCCCCGGCACCGTGATCCCGAAGAGCACCAGAAAAATCCTAGAGCTGCTGCTGGAAAGACTATGA